The proteins below are encoded in one region of Brassica napus cultivar Da-Ae chromosome A6, Da-Ae, whole genome shotgun sequence:
- the LOC106348190 gene encoding probable E3 ubiquitin-protein ligase WAVH2, with translation MVFGWRKAFCNSVSSNQQQSSSHIPTPRLRSKFGFFSNPSTPRVQSPGGSGRGSGIGCRSAASTSAANPSLPTSPKLHCRTTSNATPRTSNSSTPKLLSNPSSPKSSSTHGGVSLLRATLLLNKSNNNRCGICLQRLNSGQINSTAIFTAECSHSFHLSCAVKLDGKRCPFCSAAWNYTPRSDAESVNLESDPGRGPEIREIKTGKSLRVYNDDETLAYSPVSLAHFNSIPESDENDDVDEEGHEFPGFFSDSSITPATFSGSIPPISGTLEVKMLPESAVVETGKRIETHVVVMKLKACLPSSSTADAIRASRPSIDLVTVLDLSSGGASLRTVKHALRLVISLLREMDRLSIVVFSTGSKRLMPLRRMTDKGRRSARRIVDALVGIETAGGGGMSVNDALKKAVKVVEDRRERNPSASIFVLSDGQDQPEAVLKAKLNSARVPFAVSTTRFYRSEIPVHSVSIASPSALHHAPLRDAFTERIASLLNVVLHDVKLNLGLVSGSPLTEISAVYSLTGRSGSFGSGSAVIVGDLFAEEEREYLVEFKVPTSSSSGSHHVMSVRSSVVDPATLQPLPCPKEKRFLIPRPQAVRFASSSIERLRNTHLVCRAVAGSRKLIERDDFAGAYQLLTTARSNASDDSLMSLDAELAELSRLKPRIGLANRTEEKPEQLTPTSAWKAAEKLAKVAIMRKHLNRVSDMHGLENARF, from the exons ATGGTGTTTGGTTGGAGAAAAGCGTTCTGCAATTCCGTTTCAAGTAATCAACAACAATCATCATCACACATTCCTACACCAAGACTCCGATCAAAGTTTGGTTTTTTCTCAAACCCATCAACTCCCCGTGTCCAGTCTCCAGGCGGCAGCGGCCGTGGTAGCGGAATCGGATGCCGCTCCGCCGCTTCAACCTCAGCCGCTAACCCATCTCTTCCCACAAGTCCCAAGCTCCATTGCAGGACTACGAGCAATGCAACTCCAAGGACCAGTAACAGCTCAACTCCTAAGCTTCTCTCTAACCCTTCTTCCCCTAAATCATCATCCACTCATGGCGGCGTTTCTCTCCTCCGTGCCACACTTCTTCTCAACAAA AGTAATAATAACAGATGTGGGATTTGCCTACAGAGATTGAACTCGGGTCAAATCAATTCAACGGCGATTTTCACGGCGGAGTGTTCACATTCCTTTCACCTCTCTTGCGCCGTTAAATTAGACGGCAAACGTTGCCCGTTCTGTTCCGCCGCCTGGAATTACACGCCGAGGTCGGATGCTGAGTCTGTGAATTTAGAATCCGACCCGGGGAGAGGACCCGAGATCCGAGAAATCAAGACGGGAAAATCGTTAAGAGTGTACAACGACGACGAGACCTTAGCTTACTCGCCCGTTTCTCTTGCTCACTTCAACAGCATACCGGAATCAGACGAAAACGACGACGTAGACGAAGAAGGCCATGAGTTCCCCGGATTCTTTTCCGATTCTTCAATTACTCCGGCGACGTTTTCTGGTTCGATTCCTCCCATCTCCGGGACTCTAGAGGTTAAAATGCTGCCGGAATCCGCCGTCGTGGAAACAGGGAAAAGGATCGAGACGCACGTCGTCGTGATGAAACTGAAGGCGTGTTTACCGTCGTCGTCGACGGCGGACGCGATTAGAGCGAGCAGGCCGTCGATAGATCTGGTGACGGTTCTCGATTTGAGCAGCGGCGGAGCGAGCTTGCGGACTGTTAAGCACGCGCTGAGACTGGTGATCTCTCTGCTCCGGGAGATGGATCGGCTTTCAATCGTCGTGTTCTCGACGGGATCGAAACGGTTAATGCCGTTACGACGGATGACGGATAAAGGACGGCGATCGGCGCGGCGAATCGTCGACGCACTCGTCGGAATCGAAACCGCCGGCGGCGGGGGGATGAGCGTTAACGACGCGTTGAAGAAAGCGGTTAAAGTCGTTGAAGATCGGAGGGAGAGGAATCCGTCGGctagtatttttgttttatccGACGGTCAGGATCAGCCGGAGGCGGTTTTGAAAGCTAAACTAAACTCCGCGCGTGTGCCTTTCGCCGTTTCCACCACGCGCTTCTATCGTTCGGAGATCCCGGTACACTCCGTTTCGATCGCTTCTCCAAGCGCGTTGCATCACGCGCCGCTTCGAGACGCGTTCACGGAGCGAATCGCTTCTTTGCTAAACGTGGTTCTCCATGACGTCAAGCTTAATCTCGGTTTAGTCTCCGGTTCTCCGTTGACTGAGATTTCAGCGGTTTACTCTTTAACGGGTCGGTCGGGGAGTTTCGGATCCGGTTCGGCTGTTATCGTCGGCGATCTGTTCgcggaggaggagagagaatatCTTGTTGAGTTCAAAGTACCGACTTCTTCGTCGAGCGGGTCCCACCATGTAATGTCCGTACGATCTTCGGTCGTTGACCCCGCGACGCTTCAGCCATTGCCTTGTCCGAaagaaaaacgttttttgatccCACGGCCACAGGCCGTCCGATTCGCATCTTCGAGCATCGAACGGTTGAGGAATACACACTTGGTGTGTCGCGCTGTAGCTGGTTCACGCAAGCTGATTGAGCGTGATGATTTTGCTGGAGCATATCAGCTTCTAACGACGGCTCGGTCAAACGCTTCTGATGATAGCTTAATGAGCCTGGACGCTGAGTTAGCTGAGCTAAGCCGGTTGAAACCGAGAATCGGTTTAGCAAACCGAACCGAAGAGAAACCTGAGCAACTTACGCCGACTTCGGCTTGGAAAGCGGCCGAGAAATTGGCGAAAGTGGCTATCATGAGGAAGCATTTAAACCGAGTCAGCGACATGCACGGCTTGGAAAACGCcagattttaa